A window of Apium graveolens cultivar Ventura chromosome 8, ASM990537v1, whole genome shotgun sequence contains these coding sequences:
- the LOC141679583 gene encoding uncharacterized protein LOC141679583 produces the protein MKTLFLTKFQATVRYTPFVTTLANVRKRENESLTSYFKRFNAESTSMRRASDEALKSFLIAGLRIGSDFWKHLQGKDPATLADVFALAESFKAIEQSLAEVQPTSQSSQRSKGRKRDRSPSPRYRRSSRSPDRVNTASTRRGWSPPSNYDYRTSRYTPLVASIEHIYEVNKNKGLFRKPEALSSWKSKEKKKYCEYHESFGHNTHECRHLKDEIKALIKEGYLREWVVKEVRKHNDDRTREEERRAPRGSNNDTLEESEFVRDGSIRTIYGGDPGMECSNRALARYAREAWFLSRTFIGWKLGRPKYLRVSLDITFREADARWVHHPHNDVLVISIQIGTKKGL, from the coding sequence ATGAAGACTCTGTTCTTAACCAAGTTCCAAGCCACGGTGAGATACACGCCCTTTGTCACCACTCTTGCCAATGTTAGGAAAAGGGAAAATGAAAGCTTGACATCGTACTTCAAAAGGTTCAACGCTGAATCTACTAGCATGAGGAGAGCATCGGACGAAGCCCTAAAAAGCTTCTTGATTGCAGGATTAAGGATTGGCTCGGACTTTTGGAAGCACTTGCAAGGGAAAGACCCGGCTACTCTAGCAGATGTCTTCGCTTTAGCAGAATCTTTTAAAGCTATAGAACAATCTCTGGCAGAAGTGCAACCGACTTCACAGTCAAGTCAGAGAAGCAAAGGAAGGAAGAGGGATAGGTCTCCAAGCCCAAGGTACCGAAGAAGTAGTCGAAGCCCAGACCGGGTGAATACAGCAAGCACAAGGAGGGGATGGAGTCCTCCCTCAAACTACGACTACAGGACAAGCCGATACACACCTTTGGTTGCATCTATCGAGCATATCTACGAAGTAAACAAAAATAAAGGGCTATTTAGAAAACCTGAAGCTTTATCATCATGGAAAagcaaagaaaagaaaaaatattgcGAATACCATGAATCATTTGGACATAACACGCATGAGTGCCGACATTTAAAAGATGAAATCAAAGCGCTTATCAAGGAAGGATACCTCCGAGAATGGGTAGTCAAGGAAGTAAGGAAGCACAATGATGACAGAACAAGGGAAGAAGAAAGACGAGCCCCGCGCGGGTCGAACAATGATACCCTGGAGGAAAGTGAATTTGTCAGGGATGGCAGTATCCGAACAATCTACGGGGGAGATCCCGGGATGGAATGCAGCAACCGAGCCTTGGCAAGATACGCTAGGGAAGCCTGGTTCCTCTCACGGACATTCATAGGGTGGAAACTCGGCCGCCCAAAGTATTTAAGGGTGAGTCTGGATATCACCTTCAGAGAAGCAGATGCCCGATGGGTACATCATCCCCACAATGATGTGCTAGTTATTTCCATCCAAATCGGAACCAAAAAAGGCCTATAG